One Flavobacteriales bacterium DNA window includes the following coding sequences:
- a CDS encoding N-acetyltransferase produces the protein MSEQLPYYHHETAVIDEGCLIGEGTKIWHFSHVMTGCTIGKNCNIGQNVVVSPDVVLGNRVKVQNNVSIYTGVTCEDDVFLGPSMVFTNVINPRSGVNRRGEYAKTTVRHGATIGANATIVCGHELGAFCFIGAGTVVVKDVPAYALVVGNPGRQIGWMSEFGHRLIFDENGLAVCSESGDTYRLQHNNVNKEPK, from the coding sequence ATGTCTGAGCAATTGCCATATTATCATCATGAGACAGCCGTCATCGACGAGGGCTGTTTAATCGGAGAAGGTACCAAGATCTGGCATTTCAGCCATGTCATGACGGGGTGCACCATCGGTAAAAACTGCAATATTGGCCAGAACGTGGTGGTGTCGCCGGATGTGGTGCTTGGTAACCGGGTCAAAGTTCAGAACAATGTTTCCATATATACCGGCGTGACCTGTGAGGATGATGTGTTTTTAGGTCCCTCGATGGTGTTCACCAATGTGATCAACCCCAGAAGTGGCGTAAACCGTAGGGGTGAGTATGCCAAAACAACCGTGCGGCATGGCGCAACCATAGGTGCGAATGCAACCATTGTTTGCGGACATGAACTGGGTGCGTTCTGCTTCATAGGAGCTGGTACGGTAGTGGTGAAAGATGTTCCGGCATATGCCCTGGTGGTAGGCAATCCGGGCCGGCAGATCGGTTGGATGAGTGAATTCGGCCATCGCCTTATATTTGATGAAAATGGGTTGGCAGTGTGTTCTGAGAGTGGGGACACCTACCGCCTGCAACATAACAATGTAAATAAAGAACCA